The sequence CACTTATTCCTGGCAGGCATGTTACTTCAGAAACAAAATAGGGTCGCGTAGTCAATTTAAGATCAAGTGTATTTGAAACAGGTGGTGTTATCCTTGTTGGTTCTTTAATCAACTGTATGAGAGAAAATGTACTGCACAGCTCTAAGAAGTCTTGCGCCATAGATGAGTTTGGGTACACTGTGACGGGTACATTTTTCCATAAGAACTTAGGCATATTGAAATCACCAAGTAGGAAAATTGGCAGTGTGGTGCAACGGGAACAAACTTTATTATTTGCATTATGCAAATCACACACAAACGTTGTAGTAAAACTTGGGGGGGGGGCGATAACAAACTCCCAAAATTATATTTTGATAGGCTAGTGTTACGACTGCCCATACAATCTCAAAACATGATGCAGTTTGAATGCAATCGGAAGGCAACCTTTTATTTATCGCCAAAAGCACGCCGCCACCAGAACGATTAAGGCGGCCACAGCAGTAAGCAGAAAAATCGCGTGAGTTAGCAAATAATTCATGGTCTCCGATTGCCGCTTGAAGCCATGCTTCTGCCAATGCGATTACATCCGGTTCGCATGTATCAATTGCTGAATCCAATAAAGCGCGTTTGTTGATAATGCTTCTGAttttaggaaaaagaaaggaTGTAGTGAGCAGTTCGCGTTTGCTAACCCTGTCGCGTTTCAATTTCACAGAGTGATTGGACTGCCGGTTATGAGATGCGTGCTGCGAAAAATGTTTTTTATTGCGGGCCGTAGCTCTGGGTGCTTGCAATGACTCGACTTCTTTTACGCATTGGCTTATCGAGTCGTAGATGTACTGATTCTTATTCATGAATAACTTTTTGTAACGCACTTGATATGTGTTTACGCCAGGTTGATTTCTAGCAGACTCGAATAGTTTTCGTCTCACATCACGTGTAGTTTCACAGAAATCTTCGTTCACACTTATATCTTTCTCTTTAAGTGCTGCTCTCGCAGAAAGCGCTTTTTCTTTAGATTTGAAGTCTGAAATTTTAGCAATTATAGGCCGAAATTTGGTTGGCGCGTACGAACTTAACCGATGAGCGCGCTCGATAGCGTTGTCTGGTAGCGCATCAAGCGTATTTGTTAGGATGAACTTTCTCTTGAATTCAGGTTGTTGCCACAATTTCTGAGAGTCTGGAATACCTTGAAAGATTACGTTATTGCGTCTGGAGCGGTCCTCCTGTTCATTTAGGCGAGATTCCAAGTTCTCAAGATGGTTATCAAACGACCTCACCGACGCCTCCACGCTATCAACAGCCTGCTTTAAGTACTCAATAGAATTATTTTTTGCTTCTAGTTCATCAAGCCTCTTCTGTATCGTTGCAACTTGAGCTTCGATTTTCTTTTGGCTCATCCTTATTTCTTTCACTTCGGTTGCTAACACGTTCTGCACTTTGGCTGAATGGGCATGAAGGTCCTCAATGAGGTTAAATATTACTGTCATCTTTTCGGAGGGATCATCAGGCAATGAATCCATATCGAGAAAGGCCTTAGTACGTCTGCCAGGGCCCGGATTAGCTTCGATATCAGCAGAAAGAAGGAACAGGAAAACCATAGAAAAACAATCGCATGCAATGTCGGCAAGCACTTCCGGGCACGGAAGCAGAATCAAACACCGGTTATCACTTTTCTTAGCATACAGGGAGCATGGCTTACACACCTGCaaaaaacagaagcgtggaatttGCAGCATGTTGCCTCGGTGCGTGCCTACAATGCCCACTGAAGGAGCTGTTGCAGCGCCACCCACTTAAGTCCTGTGCTGGTAGTGACGTCATCGTAGAAAAAGGCCGTGCGCAGATGGTTGGGGTGAGGATGCTTGCATCATAGCTTGATTCCTTTCCGTGCTGGAAGTTAGGCAGCTGGTGACCACGATTGCGGGGCGGAAGTCGCCATGCACGCGTGGAACACGGCGAAACTTGCACCGATGGCTGCAGCACCAGGAGCGAAGCCAGGTAAGCCTGTAAAAGGCAGAAGCATGGAATTTGCAGCATGCTGTCTCGGTGCGTGCCTCCGTGCCCACTCGACTAGTAGTCGACATGCAACACTATTAAAGTAATGACAACAAATACATGACAGTGCTCGAAAGAAGTATAAATCAGACAAGTAAGACAGATTTAGACAGATGGTAATTTAGAAGATTAGCTAGTATAGAAAGTTTGCTCGGTAGAGTAGGTAGTAAAGGTGTTACTGAAGGTAGCAGGGGCCAGCCACCCCTATGTACCAAAGAGTTTGCCCTTTTCCCTTGTCTTAAAGCTCCTACTCTTACAGTCGCAGTAAGCATAGCTTTTATCTTGTGCAGCTgccactccccccccctccccactggatggcaagcaaagaaaaccATGATTATAAAACGGTGCAACGAAAAGACACGAGATATTGACGATGAAGCCGGCACGAAGACATgtgtcttcttcatcgtcagtgtTACGTGCCTTTTCGTTGCGCTGTTTTATAATCCGGAACCCTCACCATCTCGCCCAACTATTAGTGCTCCTGAAAGAAAACCATGGTGGATTACTCTTGAAGAGCGAGGTCACTTACCGACAAGTGCTACCTCCTTCATAAAGGCAGTGATAGTACATGCTTGCCCTATAAGTGCTCATTCAAGGGCGAGGCCACTAACCCAGAAGTAACACCGCCTAAATAAAGGCAGTGATACCATGTGCCTGCCACGCGAGTGCTTATTCATGAGGTGAAATAGGTTGTGGTTGACCGTCACGCAGAAGTAGTTCTGATACCTGCGGTAACCTGGGCCTGAAATTATGCGGTCGACTACACTAGAAGGCGTCTGATAGAACGGTGCATATTCGTAACATTTTCTGGCGGGTGCTTTGTACTCGGGACATGGGGCACAAGATGATTGGAGACGCTAACTCAGTGCAAATGCTCCATAGCATTGTAGCCTCTCGTTGATGAACGGTCACTGCTGCAACACTTCAGTAACCCGGGGCATGCGTTTACTTGATGTACTTCGTTGATTCATTTCTTACAATGCTTTTTTGGTAGTAAACTTTCCGGAGCAATAAAAAAATCATGAATTGGTTCCTACGAATGTGTTTACCTGTCACATGACGGTGACGTCAAATATGTGAGCTATCCATCCGTAATCGCACCATTTCTAGGAGGGACCAATAACTTCTGACATGCTGAAAGTTCTTTGACATGTCCATGTGTAATGTGGTGCTGTGAAAGATAGATCATTGACAAGTTTCCCAATCTGCATCTAACAATACATATGACAGAATGCCTTTGTTCCAAGATAACACATAActgagctagttcgtaagtattcatgttaaagagacagggtgtggaaacaaggacacaagagagaagtcaccTCACTTCACTGAAAAATTGCCTCAGAATGATGGAATACAATGTTTAGACGTTTCCTTAACGTGTCAGCAGAACCACGTTTGCTGGCAATATTCTCCAAGATCTTCTAAAGCGCTGTTAAACTTCTCGTCGAAACTTTCAAAGATCGTAAAAAAACggtacagtcatgtcatgccttAAGCCTTCTCTCACTGAGTCATGTGAACACCAAATGAGTgctagctttaacgcacaggttacacgtgtTTTAGGTGCAGGTTATCCCCGCGTGGCAATGGCCATTGTCACCGAACGCTTAAAGAAATTCATTTTATTAAGTCCGAccttggttgcagaaagcaataagaAAAAGCGTGCCGTCGGTATTCCTTATATTCATTGCTTATCTCATAGTCTAGAAGGAAAGTAGGGGTAAATATGGCATTATTCTTGTTTTTACGGCCGCAATAAGCAAGCTAAGATATGCGCCGCactacagagaaagaatgagcggttGTTAGACAAGAAGCGGAGTGATATTTGTTTTGTgaaacataccaacaaatttactgagTGACGTACGTGTGTGGTGCATAAGATTCCGTTTAACTGCGGCCGATTTtacgtagggcaaacgggtccctgtgttaaccagagattaaggGAActtaagagatcgctaaccggaggctcacaaTCTAATCTATATTTACtctgtcgagagtgtaagtgcacgcccgGCGTTTGTGATGTTTTGACTtccctcttgtgtccgtgtttgcacgccctgtctctaacattaataatatctggggtttaacgtcccaaaaccacgatatgattatgagagacgccgtagtggagggctccggaaatttcgaccacccggggttttttaacgtgcacctaaatctaagtacacgggcctcaaacattgtcgcctccatcgaaaatgcagccgccgcggccgggattcgatcccgcgaccttcgggtcagcagtcgagcgccataaccactagaccaccgtggcggggcgccctGTCTCTAACATTATTTGCTAGTTTCAACACATTAAAATACGTTTTAACATTTTTGTCAATATTAGGATAATCTGCCAACTGCCGTAAGTGGAACTTTAACGTCACAGCCtcggcccgccacggtggtctagtggttatggcgctcgactgctgacccgaaggtcgcgggatcgaatcccggccgcggcggctgcattttcgatggaggcgaaaatgtttgaggcccgtgtacttagatttaggggcacgttaaagaaccccaggtggtcgaaatttccggagccctccactacggcgtctctcataatcatatagtggttttgggacgttaaaccccagatattattattataacgtcACAGCCTCTGTACGCTCCTAATGTCATCTACTCCAATGTCAGCGGACGCTAGTTCTGCTGAAACTACATGGAAGGAGACGCCACCTTTAGCTGGCTTTGCTGGAAACAGGTATCTCGTAGCCTCAATAAACACCCAAAATTGTGGTAACTGCACAAATTACTAGTACATTAAAATTGGCCATTCGCTCTGTGCGACATAAAGGAGTTCATTGCCAACTATCATGCTCTTCAATTAAGACGAAAAGTCCATCGCGGAAACGTAATTTATGCTTACGACATAAAGTTTGGTTATTTGAAACCATCTTCCTTGACTCAAGGCAACAGGCGCTGTGAATACCAGGGCAGGTTAATACGAAGTTACGTATTATCGCTGCGTGAGTGAAAACACAGTGATCGTGGTATTCTTATAAGCTTTGTGCAATGGCATAGGGTTACAAACATTGAAGGAAAAATTCGCGCATGTGAAGTTAATAAGTATAGGAGTTTCCAGGTTCAAGCTGCAGCTTTCGATACATTTTAATCGCAAGCATATTGAAAAAGCACAGTGTTGGGCTGGTTGCTACAAGACTGTGAAGAGAATGGGAAATACAAAAGATAAAAACGAGGCACAGGCATGAGGTGCGGCTAAAAAGAgctaattttaaataaaaaattCAGAGTTCATGCTCTTTCTGTCTATCTCACAACTATAATAGACTCAACTATGACGAATGCGTCATAAAATTGATTACATATATTCAATGTAGGATGCTGGTATTAATGAGCAAAAAGGTTTCTTAACATTTATCTTAACATTCTTTCAAAATATTTGAACTCTGATTTTATAGAGGATTTTTGTGGTAAGGAAGTGGTGATTAGAATGAGACTTGTCTGGCTGCATCCATCATCGGGAAAATTTTTAGCTCAACATTCACGAAGGGCATCAAAAGAGAATGTAGGGTTTCGGATTCGATTTAGAATATGTAATATAAGGATATGTTAAGGTGTGAAAACCAGTCAAACCATATCTAGGCAGCACTCACGTAAGACAATAGAAGCATTGGAAGGAAGCCGTTGGACATATGCAGAACTAGCTGAGGGCTTCAGCTTTCATTCATCTCATTCATGTGTAAGCGGAGCACCCTGCCTTTTTGATCAGTTCTGGTCTCCTTCGCTACATCTGGTGTGCTTCCAAGTGCACCTTCTACTAATGCCACCCTAGAATGGCGCTTTCCCACCGTATTGTACGTACATATGTTTGACACTTTGCAAAGCGACTTTGTCTCGTACGGAAGTATAAGAAACGAACAGTACCAATACTAAAATAAAAGTTTTTGTCACCATTGTAAATATATTATTCTTCTGATGTATTTATTATTGTACGTTTTGTTCTTGAGAATAGCGCGCTTTGAACATCAGCACCTCCATGATTAGAGTGAAATTATATGATATATAAAATCGGCAGTACTTTTTCTTGCTTCAGCTCATTTACACTCGAGCTCCGTTCAACCTAAAACGCTGTCGCAGTTCAGTTTGTTCCTCACGAAAGTAAAATTAGATGTTCGAGAGGAGTCTTTGACTTGAGGAGAAAGTTCTAAGATTGCATTATTCTTCCTGATAATAGTGCTTATAACCAAACGAGGTTCAGCCACTCGAGGCTGCCTTGAATAACCAAGGTCATTCATTTCAATGACAACAAGGAGTGGGCACACTATGCCATTTGTAGTGAGGTGGCTGCGGTGAGAAGACGTAAGCTGCAATACTGAATAGTTTGCATTTATTTGCATACGTGTAGTTATTCAGAGAACTTCCATCCCCTTCCCTCAGGTCCTTGATGACCACGCACATTAGAAACAATGATACACATGAACataagcacagaaaaaaaaactcaagagCTGAAATTCAACTTCAGCTATTGTCTATCATGAACTTAAACTCTAGTCTACCAGGTTAGTCTATCACGACTAACTTCCTAACCCACCAGTAAATATTATGCCCTCCCTGGTAAGCGTACCGTATTCGCATTGGAATAAATAAACAGGTGGTTTTGTGGCTAATTAGGAAACCTGAAAGTTTGTACACTTCGCAGAAAGGAAACGGAGCCTTGACAACGTTCTTACTCTCGCCGATCAATCACTCCCCAAGGGCAGGCGTGTTTGTGATTTTTTGTCTGTCCTTTCACTAAGGTTAAACCTAGGTCACTCACCGTTATCAAAATGTAGGAAAAACTGTCCTAAGCTTGGGCTCTCTTGAGCACTCTTCTAATGAAGAGATGACAAAGGGAAATATTTGCTGAGACAAACAATGGACTTGTCGACATGTCTTGAAGAAAGCTTAGCGGGAAGCTATTCTCTTTCCTGTATACACGTGTTGGGTGATTATTTTTTCCCAATATGAGACAAGAGGTAGCGGAATATTTGTGTATAAAAGGGCTGCAGCGTCTTTTGTGGGTTCACGAGCATCTCGCACCAAGACCAGAACCATGGCCCGCCTGTTGGTAGTCTGCGTGCTGGCCGTCTCCGTGGCCTGCGCCACGTCTTACCAGACGAAGCTTAGCACTAGCCTGTACGACGATGGCGGCAGTAGCTTCGGTGAGTTTAATTCGCGAGCCATATGTATCGGGTATGATTTTCGTATAGCCAAGCGATGACACGGTGAAATTTTTCTGAAATCTGCTTTGCGATGCAAGAGGAAAACGGTCCCGTAAATAACTGTAACACGAGGCTATAGAGGGTCTATTAGCAGTGTCCTCCCGAGAGAAACATTACACCCGAAGAAATACTCGTCCTGGTCGAGAGGTATAAAAGCGGTGTGTAAGCTTTAAACATTTTAACTTTGCACTCGAGCTAACCAGAAGGACTAGCAGCTGGAAGCTTAAAGACAAATAAATTGGCAGTGTTTGGACACATTAtataaaagcaaaaaaatgagGCTTTATCTTAACGTTCATCGATTCAatgaaacaggaaaaaaatgaaCATCTTTTAATTGCTCTGTGTTGTAGTTGCACTGAGAAATCCACGTGGGGTGGTGCTATATTCTAGGGATTTGTAGATTCTATTGCATACGACGATTTCAAATGTCTTTAGGACGACTAGCATTTGGGAAATACTTGATCTGATTTCCAGGATATCGCTAATTGCTGTCCCGGAAGCATGGGCCAGAATGTCGTATACTTTGTAGTAGCAACAAAGCATCGGATTACTGTGCTGAGAGAATCGTCTTAGGAAACAAATCTTGTACATATGAGTCATGAATGTGCGTCGCTGTCCATGTGTCGGCTGTCAATGAGCCTCCTTCCCGCCAACTTGGACTTTTGGGTACACGCGCCACTGACTTAAAAGCTTGCAAATCTAAAAGCccgaaagaagaaaacaacgaaCGCGCTCACGGGACCAGTGCTGAACTACCAACTTCTACACATGTCCGATGAGGGTCTCTTGACTTCATCTCGGGTCATTGAGTGTGTCTCACTGGCTGAGTGTCGTTAGGTGGGCGCAACATTTGAATGAACGTCTTTGATACGTACTTGTGTCACATGTTAGGAGGTTATCTTAAGCGAACATGTCTGATTAAGACAACGTCTGTCACAGGGTACGAGCCTCTGAGTACGCGCCTTATTTCTCCATGTCCCGTATCCGTAATCAAAACCGTGAAATGTAGATTCAGAAAATCTTTTTTAATGGTTATTCGCACACTCACTATGCGTATGATTCGTCGCGGCACCGCTTCATGGAACTGCGTGTGCAACTGGATGCACAAGGGATCATCCTGGCTGCACACACGTGTCACAGCTCACTCCTTTTGCGGGACAGTGTGCTGGGTTACAATCTTGCTTCAGTGCTATTCACACATGCGCCAACATTCGTCGTGAGAGGAGTGGGTGCCGGAATTTATACTTTAAGCTAAAGACTTCTAGCGTATGTTAACAGTTTTTAAGATGGTGAAGAATATTTAGAGACGTTGCGTTCACAAAAAGTATTAGTGATAATTAAGACTTCTTTGCAAGTTGCTTCTACAGGCGAATACTGCAGATCGCTAACAATGCGAGAGCCAATGCGTCGTGAGGTAGAATGGTAACGCCATTAAATTGGCGCCATGTAACATGTGGGTGCCGCTGAAGATTGTTATATATAGTTCGCCTACTTCTTCAGTGTGGCGACCTGCTGTCAACGGGTCATGCGCCGTGCGAGCTTTTGTTACCAGTCAGCATTCTACCTGCATTGGTTATTTCATGTGTAACTGAAATAAAATTTACTGTTGGGTAAGCTATCTGTGAAGCTGCAAATGTAAGTAAAAAGATAGAAGTACAAGAAGTACAAGAATTGCCACGTCGTAGGTGCTGTATTGAAAACATGCGCACTTATTTGCGCAAATAAAACCACGAAGCGAAGGAAATTAGTACACGCACACATTTGTTTCGGCTGTGGTAACTTGTAGCTTTTGTTTCTTCAATTTTCGAAATCAGTTTACGAGGTAAAGCGCGCCACATGCAGTTGCACTCTCTGCTCCAGCCATGACTAGGACGAGAGGCAACCTAAATGACCTAAATTCAATGAACCTCAAGCTTAAAGAAAAAACTGATTGTTTCTCGGATGGGAGCCTTGGGCGTGGTGTGTTCAAAGTTGTATTAATAGCAGATATGAAAATGTTGACTTGTTGGTATGCACAATTCAGAATTCGCTGTACGATAGTGCTGAGCAATACGGTGCATAATGAATGAACACGAAGTAATATCTCTGAAGGTTGCCAGCCGCCTTTTTACAAcacccctccccgccccccccccccacacaacCATAAAAGTAAAGGCGAGCAGCCTCACGTTAGTGATTCACTGACAGCAGTGGTTTACGTTAACGCGAACACACTTCAGTGATATGTAGCTCGATCGACAGATTAGTCGGAAGATGGCGTTCAGTATCACTGCTTAGTGAGGGGAATATGGTGATTAACGAAgtaatttgggctagttggttttgatgCATTTTCTTTGGCACATAGTTAATAGCGCGCAAAGCAGAAAGGAAAACTTAAAAACTGAAAGGAATACTGTTACGAAGCACACTATCTGTATTAGCACACTGTTTTGCGTATCACCACATGCTGTGACAATCCACAAAAGTTCTAAAATGTACAACGGCTTTTTTACAGGTGGCAGCAGCTACGGCAGTCGAAGTTACGGTGGTTTAGATGGTGGTCTCGGCAGTTACAGTAGCTACGGCAGCGGACTCGGCAGTCTTGGATTTGGACGTGGCAGCTACAGTAGCTACGGCAGTAGTGGCCTCGGTGGTCTCGGCTTCGGCAGCTACGGCAGCTACGGCAGTGGTCTTGGCAGCCTCGGCTATGGAAGCAGTGGCCTCGGCAGTCTTGGTTTCGGCAGTGGCGGCTATGGCAACTACGGCAGCCTCGGTGGTCTTGGCTATGGCAGCAGTGGTCTTGGCTACGGCAGCTACGGAGGCTATGGCAGTGGTCTCGGAGGCTACGGGGGTTATGGAAGTGGTCTTGGAAGCTATGGAAGCTACGGCAGCTATGGCAGTGGTCTTGGAGGCTATGGAGGATACGGCAGCTATGGCAGTGGTCTTGGAGGCTATGGCGGCTACGGAAGCTATGGTAGTGGCCTTGGAGGCTACGGAGGCTATGG comes from Rhipicephalus sanguineus isolate Rsan-2018 chromosome 7, BIME_Rsan_1.4, whole genome shotgun sequence and encodes:
- the LOC119400310 gene encoding uncharacterized protein LOC119400310; the protein is MARLLVVCVLAVSVACATSYQTKLSTSLYDDGGSSFGGSSYGSRSYGGLDGGLGSYSSYGSGLGSLGFGRGSYSSYGSSGLGGLGFGSYGSYGSGLGSLGYGSSGLGSLGFGSGGYGNYGSLGGLGYGSSGLGYGSYGGYGSGLGGYGGYGSGLGSYGSYGSYGSGLGGYGGYGSYGSGLGGYGGYGSYGSGLGGYGGYGSYGSGLGGYGGYGIYGSGLGGYGGYGSGLGGFGGYGSYGSGLGGYGSFGSGLGGYGGYGSGFGGLGSSWGLQSTW